One stretch of Jiangella gansuensis DSM 44835 DNA includes these proteins:
- a CDS encoding LPXTG cell wall anchor domain-containing protein, with product ATEVPILGTDDDGYAPHSYELTVIAEAPLQFEFGDDGSDPTACPGEGSSDPHANTAFNNVSTLSDEAGLEEDDDACAELPSIDIDKTVSAGPTANGDDTWTITYDLVATNDGAGDGDYTITDQLRYGEGIVVEDAQVVTTPDGVTALESWTGQGPADDPANVIAEDVPLAAGGVHTYQVQVVFSLDSDTLTEESMRCPEPDSGENGGLANSTGIEHNDLTDDDEACLSLGEPDLDKSLVSAEPVGDGQWQVVYQLVVNNLLPGETTYDLEDELLFGEGVEVHSTQVTEAPAEAEVNDDWDGIDNLVIAEDVPLAGMDDESYAPHVYTITVVADVPPTFEVDDDGATQAACQDEPGANFENGGLNNAATLTTEGGDELTDTDCAELPSVHLDKTIASGPTAGSNGQYTITYELEVTNDGAADGTYVLSDQLRYGEGIDIVDVTAANTEPGDIPVLDTFTGQGTEPDAAQNTITADVVIAPDATHTYQVSVLVTVDPETATADSVRCADDPGDGEGSGLLNVGLLDHNGHDLDADACAPVDVPDLPDGDDTGNDNGDDNGGGDNGGGDNGGDNGGGGDGGDDDLPDTGSGTSVLLLLAGGLLIIAGGTALAATRRRTTGQTGQGGLTS from the coding sequence CGCCACCGAGGTGCCGATCCTGGGCACCGACGACGACGGTTACGCGCCGCACTCCTACGAGTTGACGGTCATCGCCGAGGCGCCACTGCAGTTCGAGTTCGGCGACGACGGATCCGATCCCACGGCCTGCCCGGGTGAGGGCAGCAGCGACCCGCACGCGAACACGGCGTTCAACAACGTCTCCACGCTGAGCGACGAGGCCGGCCTGGAAGAGGACGACGACGCGTGCGCCGAGCTGCCGTCGATCGACATCGACAAGACGGTCAGCGCCGGTCCGACGGCCAACGGCGACGACACGTGGACCATCACGTATGACCTAGTGGCCACGAACGACGGTGCCGGCGATGGTGACTACACCATCACCGACCAGCTGCGCTACGGCGAGGGCATCGTGGTCGAGGACGCCCAGGTCGTCACCACGCCCGACGGGGTGACGGCGTTGGAGTCGTGGACCGGTCAGGGGCCGGCGGACGACCCGGCGAACGTCATCGCCGAGGACGTGCCGCTGGCCGCGGGCGGGGTGCACACCTACCAGGTGCAGGTGGTCTTCTCCCTCGACTCCGACACCCTCACCGAGGAGTCGATGAGGTGCCCGGAGCCGGATTCCGGCGAGAACGGTGGGCTGGCCAACAGCACCGGGATCGAGCACAACGACCTCACCGACGACGACGAGGCGTGCCTGTCGCTGGGTGAGCCGGACCTGGACAAGTCCCTGGTGTCCGCGGAGCCGGTCGGTGACGGGCAGTGGCAGGTCGTCTACCAGTTGGTGGTCAACAACCTGCTGCCGGGGGAGACCACCTACGACCTCGAGGACGAGCTGCTGTTCGGCGAGGGTGTCGAGGTGCACTCCACGCAGGTGACCGAAGCACCGGCCGAAGCTGAGGTCAACGACGACTGGGACGGCATCGACAACCTGGTCATCGCCGAGGACGTCCCGCTGGCGGGGATGGACGACGAGTCCTACGCGCCGCACGTCTACACCATCACGGTGGTCGCGGACGTGCCGCCGACCTTCGAGGTCGACGACGACGGCGCGACGCAGGCGGCGTGCCAGGACGAGCCGGGCGCGAACTTCGAGAACGGCGGGCTGAACAACGCCGCCACCCTCACCACCGAGGGCGGCGACGAGCTCACCGACACCGACTGCGCCGAGCTGCCCTCGGTCCACCTGGACAAGACCATCGCCTCCGGCCCCACGGCCGGCAGCAACGGTCAATACACCATCACCTACGAGCTGGAGGTCACCAACGACGGCGCCGCCGACGGCACCTACGTGCTCAGCGACCAGCTGCGCTACGGCGAGGGCATCGACATCGTCGACGTCACCGCGGCCAACACCGAACCCGGTGACATCCCGGTGCTGGACACCTTCACCGGGCAGGGCACGGAACCGGACGCCGCGCAGAACACCATCACCGCTGACGTGGTCATCGCCCCGGACGCCACCCACACCTACCAGGTGAGCGTCCTGGTCACCGTGGACCCGGAAACCGCCACCGCGGACTCCGTGCGCTGCGCCGACGACCCCGGCGACGGCGAAGGCTCGGGGCTGCTCAACGTCGGGCTGCTCGACCACAACGGACACGACCTGGACGCCGACGCCTGCGCACCGGTGGACGTCCCGGACCTGCCCGACGGCGACGACACCGGCAACGACAACGGCGACGACAACGGCGGCGGCGACAACGGCGGCGGCGACAACGGCGGCGACAACGGTGGCGGTGGGGACGGCGGCGACGACGACCTCCCCGACACCGGTAGCGGCACGTCCGTGCTGCTGCTACTCGCCGGCGGGCTACTCATCATCGCCGGCGGCACCGCACTGGCCGCCACCCGCCGCCGCACCACCGGCCAGACAGGCCAGGGAGGCCTGACCAGCTGA